Part of the Paenibacillus sp. JNUCC32 genome is shown below.
CGCCCTCTTGAAGCTGGGAAGGCCTCTTGTACTCGGACGAGTGCAGCTGGAGAACATCCCCCGGAACAGAGGCTGCAAACGCAGGGATTCTAGGCTGCTGAAACGGTCCGGTTGCGATAATAAGCGCCTTGGTATGGAAGCTTTTGCGATCGGTATCGACGATAAACATTCCACCTTCCTTGCGGACCGATGTTACATTCGTCGCGAACTGAATGGGCAGCCTGAACCGTGCCGCATAGGATTTCAAATAGGAAGCCACTTCATCTTTATCCGGGAACCCGTGCGGATCCCCCTCTAAAGTCATCCCATATAGCGCGCTATGCGTTCTGGGCGTGAACAATTTCAGGGAATCATACCGCGTCTTCCAAACCTCCCCCGCCTCCGATCCCCGATCCAGCATCAGAAACTTCATCCCCGCCTGCTGCAGCCAATAGCCGGATGCCAATCCCGCCTGTCCCGCTCCGATTACGATAACATCCCAAACCATATAGGAATCCCCCTTATTTATATGAATAGTTGCTCATATATACATATTACTCGCATCTTGCTTCCCTTTCAAGCATAAAATGGAAGTTCCAAGGGAAGCTGCATGGGGACCATCCGCATGAAACTGGAATAAATATCTGATGAATCCAGTTGACAATACACGCATTCGGTCATACTATAGGCATAAAGTTGCTTCAAGGAAACAATATATGCTCGGCCCAATTTATTAGGGAGAGGTTAAACTTTATGGATGAGACAAAACATCGGCAGCATCTGCATCAGGCAGCTCTCGGAGAGCGATTTTTGATTGAACAGGTGGATATCCGCGGCGAACATAAACGGCGGCTTCTGGACCTCGGTTTCGTTCCGGGTTCCGTCATCGAAGTGTTGAAGGCCAGCCCGCTCGGAGATCCTACCTCTTATAGAGTAGCAGGCACCGTCATTGCGTTAAGAAAAGAAGAGAGCCAGTTAATATGGGGTAAGGTGATATCATCATGAGAACGTATACCGTCGCGCTGGCGGGCAACCCGAACACGGGAAAAAGCACGCTTTTCAATGCGCTCACCGGCTTGAAGCAGCATACCGGCAACTGGTCCGGCAAAACGGTCAGTCTCGCGAGCGGCCATTACGAATACAAAGACGCCCGCTTCCAGTTCATCGATCTGCCCGGGACGTACTCCTTGTTCTCCAACTCGGCCGATGAAGAAGTGGCGCGCGATTATATTATTTTCGAGAAACCGGACGTCACCCTTCTGGTCCTGGATGCAACCGCGCTGGAGCGCAGCCTTAACCTGGCCCTTCAAGTGCTGGAAATGACCGACCGCGTCATCGTTTGCCTGAATCTGATGGACGAAGCGAAGAAAAAAGGAATTCAGGTTAACGCGCGCAAGCTGGCGGATCAGCTCGGCGTTCCCGTCATTCCCATATCGGCCAGAAACAACGAGGGGCTGGACGTATTGTCCGAACAGCTGCTGCTGATGTCCTCGGGACAGACTCCGACTAAGCCCTACCGGATGAAATACAACGAACAGCTGGAGGCGCAAATTTCGGGATTAGAGTCCCAATTACGAGACGTTGTCGGAGACGAATATCCGGCCAGATGGCTGGCCATCCGCTTTCTCGACGGAGACCGCAAGCTGATTGCGACGTTGAAAGAGAGATTAGAGGCCGCGGATAAAGGGGGGATTTCACTTGGAACAGCTAAAGCGCTTGGAAGCTCTAACAGCGGCCATTCCTTCTGATCAGGTTGAGGATGTCCGGGAAGACATCGTGGGCGAGTTATTCAAAAAATCCCGGGAGCTGTGCAGCGACGCCGTCACCGTAACCAACCGGGAGCTGCTGTACCGTTCCGAGCGGCTGGACCGCATCTTCACCTCCAAGCTGTGGGGATTCCCGATCATGCTGGCCATGCTCGGCGTTATTTTTTACTTGACGATCGCCGGGGCAAACGTGCCCTCTTCCATGCTGGCCAGTTTCTTTGGCTGGGTTGAAGGATACCTGACCATGGCTTTTCAGGCCATCCATGCTCCCGACTGGCTCCATGGCGTGCTGATACTCGGGTTGTTCCGGGGAACCGCTTGGGTTGTCAGCGTGATGCTGCCACCCATGGCCATCTTCTTCCCGGCCTTCGCGCTGCTCGAGAACTACGGCTATTTGCCGCGGGTAGCCTTTAACCTGGACCGACTGTTCAAAAAAACGGGAGCGCACGGCAAGCAGTCCCTCACCATGGCGATGGGATTCGGCTGTAATGCGGCCGCCATTATGTCGACACGGATTATCGAATCGCCGCGGGAGCGGATGCTCGCCATTCTGACCAACAACTTCGTGCCCTGCAACGGTCGTTGGCCGACTTTGATCCTGCTGGCTTCCTTGTTCATGGCGGCCGGCTTTTCGGGAGGAGCCCAGACGCTCGTGACCGCCTCCGTTGTCATGGGCATGGTGTTGATCGGCGTCGTTGTCACGCTTACGGTGTCATGGGGATTATCGAAGACGGCATTGAAAGGCGTTCCTTCCCACTACACGCTGGAGCTGCCGCCATACCGCAAACCGAAAATCCTGAATACCATACTCCGGTCTACGCTCGACAAAACGATTTATGTCCTGCGCAGAGCCATCATCGTCGCAGCGCCCGCAGGCGTGCTGACCTGGATTTTGGCCAATATCTACGTCGGGGATTCCAGCATCCTGATTCACTTTGTAAGCTTCCTTGACCCGTTTGCACGCGCGCTCGGACTTGACGGCTTCATTCTGATGGCCTTTATCATCGGGCTTCCCGCGAACGAGATCGTGCTGCCGATCCTGCTGATGGGATATTTGGCAACAGGCTCCCTGACGGAGGTGGAGGATATGTTTGCCCTCAAGCAAATCTTCCTGGACCAAGGCTGGACCTGGCTGACCGCGCTGAACATGATGCTGTTCTCGCTGCTCCATTACCCCTGCGGAACCACGCTCGTCAACATCTGGAAGGAAACGAAAAGCGCGAAGTGGACGTTCCTGTCCTTTGCCATTCCGACGGCCATCGCCATCGGCGTGACCTTCCTGGTCGCCCAGGCGGCGCGGGCATTGGGATGGGTTTAAACGACAGGCTTCGGCAGGCAAAAGTTAGTTTCATCATGTACGGGGCATCCGCAAGGTTAATCCAACCTTGGATGCCTTTTTTATGGCAAGCGGCCCTGCAAGCCAAACATTATGCAATAGAAAACGAGCCGCTCCAAGAAATCCCTTGAATCGGCTCGTTTTTTTATCCGAATATTAATGAGTTCGAAGAAACTTAACCTTTAACAGAACCCGCCGCAATGCCCTCCACGATACGATCGCTGAGGAAAAGGAACATCAGCAGGATCGGCAAAATGCTGATCATCAGGGTTGCGCCGATAGCGCCCCAATCGGTCGTGTACTGACCGATAAAGTTCTGGACGCCGACGGTCAGCGTCTTGAACATATCCGAGCTGATGAACGTGTTCACGAAGATAAATTCGTTCCAGTTATAAATCATGTTAATGATGGCAGTCGTCGCCAGCACCGAGCCCGTCATCGGAAGCACGATCCGGAAGAAGACCCGGTGAACCGAACAGCCGTCCATGACCGCCGCCTCTTCCACTTCCTTCGGCAGCGTGTAATAGAATCCGAGCAGAATCATGATCGTGATCGGCATATTGAAAGCCACGTACGACAATATCAAAGAAACCGGATGATCGGTCAAACCGACCTTGTTAAAAATGCTGAACAGCGGAATCAAGGTAGAGTGAACCGGAATCATCATGGCCACCATAAACAACCCGAGCACGAATGAGCTGCCCTTCCATTTCATTCTCGTAATCGCGAAGGTGACGAGACTTCCCAGAATGACCGTAAGCGCAGTCGCGACAACTGTGATCCACACGCTGTTCAGAAAATAAACGCTGATGTTGCCGGCGCTCCATACCTTCTCGTAATTCTCCCAGCGCGGATTCATCGGAAGGGACAGAGGCGGAAGATCGAATACTTCCTGATTGTTTTTCAAAGAGAACAGCAGCAGCCATACGAGCGGGAACAGCTGGAATACGGCTACGCCGATCAGCACGATGTACAACAGCGCGTATCCAATCCTGCCTCCCGCTCCGTTTCCGGAACGGGCGCGCCCTTCTTGGAGCTGTCCTGTGGCTCCGGATATCATGAAGCATCCCTCCTTATGAATATTGGATCGTTTCTTTCGATGCCGTTAATTTCCGAATGACCCACGTTACGATCAGACAGATCACAAGCAGGAAGAACCCGATCGCGCTGCCGTAACCGAAATCATAAGCGCGGAAAGCCGTATGATACATGTAGGACGCCATAACTTCACTCGCGCCGTTAGGCCCCCCGTCCGTCATGACGAAGATGAGGTCGAAGTATTTCAAAGAACCTACCACCGCCAGCACGATCGTCACCTTGATCACTTCCATGATGAGCGGAAGCTTGATTCGGAACGCTATTTGGAAGGAGGTTGCCCCATCGATTTTAGCTGCTTCAACCAGCGAGGCCGGGATATTCTTCAAGGCTGCATAATAGATCAAGATATAAAAACCGGCATACTGCCACAAAATCGGAATAAACAATGCAAATAATACAAGCGACGGCTCGGCAAGCCATGCGGGCGGGTTCGTGATCCCGATGGACTCCAGGAAGCTGTTCACGATCCCGTTCGTCGGGTGATAGATGCGCAGCCAAAGCTGCGCGATGGCAACGGAGGACAGCAGCATCGGAATGAGATAGATTTTGCGGAACAGGTTGGCGCCTTTGATCTTGGAGGCCAGCACCATCGCCACGGCCAGGTAAATCATCAGGCTTGCAGCCGAGAATACGGCTAACAGCAGGGAGTGCCACGCACTGTCCCAGAACTTGCCGTCCGAGAGCAGGGCCTGGTAATTATCCAGCCCGATAAAGGTCATCGCACCGATTCCGTTCCATTCGTTCAGTCCGTAATAGGCGGTTAGCATGATCGGGATATACACGACAGCCATGATCACAAGCAGTGCAGGCAGAACATACAGCGCGATGATTTTTTTGTTGGACATCACTTTATCCAAAGTGTCCGACTCCTTTCTTCCTATGGTCTTGAGGAAAGATTTATCCGGCATCGCTGCCGGATAAATCGCATCCTGTTTCATCGTTGTCCCGAGTCTTAGTTCCCTTTGGAAATCGCTGCGTCATGCTCTTCGGAGAATTTCTCAGGTGTGACGGCTTTGCCGAAGAGCGCCTGGATCATGTTCAGATGCGTTTCGGCGGCATTCGCCTGCATTTGCACATCCGCGAACAAGGTAATGCTGCTAGCTTTGTTCATTTCATCGAACAGATCGATGTACAACTGTGGAAGCTCAAGCGCCGAGGTATCCACCTTGGTTGCCGGGATGACGCCGGCACCCGTTACCGACTGCTCGCCCCACTTGGTCACGAAATACTCCACGAATTTCTTGGACTCTTCCTTCACCTTCGAGTTTTCGCCGATGAACAAGCCGACGCCCGGTCCGCCTACCCAGCTGTTAATATCGCCCTTGCCGCCTTCGACGGTCGGGAATTTGAAGAATCCGACGCTGTCGCGGAATTCTTGCGGAATCTCTTCATTCGTCGTGAAGTTCGGCAGCTCCCAGGTACCCATCATGTACATGGCCGCTTTGCCGTTCAGGAATTCCGACTTCGCTTCCTCGTTGGACAAGCCGTTGAAGCCTTTGACAAACGCGTTGCCATCGACCAGCGATTGAACTTCGGCGGCTGCCTTGACGAGCGATTCGTCCTTAAACGAGCCAGAGCCGCTGATTGCACCGGCCAGCGTTTCTTGTCCGCCGATCCGGTCTGCCAGGTACATGTACCAGAGCGAACCGGTCCAGCGATCCTTGTTGCCGAGCGCGATCGGAGCAATTCCGTTATCGGACAGCGTTTTCACGACCGTCTTGAATTCTTCGTAGGTTTGCGGAATCTCCAGGTTGTGTTGTTCGAATATCGCCTTGTTGTAGTAAACCGGAGCGATATTGAACTCGAGTGGAAGCGCATACGTTTTGCCGTCAATCGCATAAGCCTCGGTCGTGCCCGCCACGAACTTGTCGCCCAGCTGGCCGTCCAGCAAATCGTCGACCGGTGCAAACAGGTTGCCTTCCACGTACGGCTTCAGGAATCCGGCTGCCCAGGTCACGCCTACGTCCGGAAGCTCGTTCGATGCGGAAAGCACCTTCAGTTTGTTTTTGTATTGCTCATTATCCAGAACTTCCTGTTTGATCGTCACGTTCGGATTCTCTTTTTGATATTCTTCGATGATCTGATTCACGATTTTGTTCTGTCCCGCGGAGACGCCCGCCGGCCACAAGTGCATGAAGTTTACCGTAACTTTATCGCCTTCGCTAGCGCCGCTGCCCGATTCTCCCGTGCTGCTGCTGTTCGATCCGCAGCCGGCTGCAACCAGAGCGAGACACAATGTCAAAAGCAGAACCGTCCATTTTTTATTGAACACGTTTACAACCCCTTTTCTAGTATGCTGTTCGCGTTATGAAACCGCTTTAATCAAATTTTATCAGTGAGGGGAAGATTGTATAAGGTCATAATGATTGGGACTAATTCCACTTTTATTGGATTTCCTCTCCGTTATCGGATACGCTTTGGCGATATTGGCTCGGGCTTACTTCCTCAAGGTCCCGGAACACTTTCACGAAATATTTCGCCGTCTGATATCCGACCTTCTCCGCAATTTCCGAGATCGGCAGCGGCGTCCCCGCCAGCAGTTCCTTGGCCCGCTGCACCCTGCGACGCGTCAGATACTCGCTGAACGTGAGCCCGGTCTGCTCTTTGAACAGCACGCTGAAATAACTGGAATTCAGATGAAGCACTTCCGCCACTTCCTTCAGCGATACCGGTTCCTGAAGATGCTGATCCACGTACTTCAGCGCTTCCTGCACCTGGACGCTGTATCCCTTATCCTGCTGCGCCGCCTCCAGCAGCTTGGGGTCGACCAGTTTCTCCATCCGCTCAATCCGATCGATCTTTTCCCGCCGTTCCAGCGCCGATTCAACCGCGGTTACCAGCTTCCGCTTATCCAGCGGCTTCAGCAGATAATCCACGACCCCGTATTGCAGCGCTTTGCGGGCATAGTCGAACTCCGAGTAGCCGGATATGACGATAATGACTGGCGGATGCTCCAGTTCATGCAATCGCTCAATCAGCTCCAGCCCCCCGATTTCCGGCATGCGGATATCCGTTACCACCAGATGCGCCACCTGCTCCTGCAGCCACTCCAGCGCCTCTACGCCGCTTGTAGCCGTCACGATTTTGCATCGGCCGGACGACCACGCCTCCAGGGTCTTTCTTACCCCTTCCCTCGTTCTTGGTTCATCATCCACGATCAGTATCGTTTTCATGCTTTTCCCCCTCCCCGTCGATAGCCGGGAAATCGTTCGGTATTTGAAATGAAATGGTCGTCCCCTGACCGACCACGCTGTGAATGCGCAGGCCGGCCTGCTCGGAAGCGTAATACAGCCTGATTCTCTGCTCGACATTGGCTATGCCGACGCCGCTTTTTTTAGCGGATTCCGCATACCCTTTTTCCATGGAGGAATATAACGAGGCTACGGTCTCCTCGTCCATCCCGGGCCCGTCGTCGGCAATCGAAACAACCGTGTAACCCGGTTGATCGGAGGCTTGCGCGCGCACAATGACGGTGCCTGGTCCCAGTCGCTGCTCAACGCCGTGCAGGATCGCATTTTCCACGATCGGCTGGATCAGCAGCTTCGGAATCGGCACGTTCTTGCTGGCTTCGTCCGCCTCGATTCTCCAGGATAACCGGTCGAGCATCCGCATTTTCATAATCATCAAATAACGTTCGGCATGATCCAGCTCGTCCCGCACCGATACCCATTCATCCTCGTCTTTGCGGTTGATCACGTAGCGGAATAATCCCGACATGGCAACCACGATCTGGGCCAGTTCCTCTTCGCCTTGATCGTCGAGCGCCCAGTAAAACGCTTCCAAGGTGTTAAAAAGAAAATGCGGATTGATCTGCGCCTGCAGCGCTTTAAGCTCCGTCCGGCTCTGTATGATCTCCTTCTGATACACGACCTCGATTAATTCGTTCAGGGAATCCACCATCTGGTTATACGAATTGTTAAGCTCATTGATCTCCATCGTCTTCGAGGTGACGGCAATGGGCTTCAGCGTTCCCAGCCTCACGCCGCGCATGGCTTTGATCAAATTCAGAATCGGCCGGATGATCATCGTCGTCAGTATAAAGCTCAAGATCAGAAACAGCAGCGCACCGACGGCTCCGGATACGATAATCGCGGTCCGCAGCACCGATATCCCTTCGGTCGTATAGTCTACTGGCGTCAGGATGACCAAATTCCAGCCCGTTGCCGCAGACTGCCTCTGTACGGCGATATAGTCCTCGTCGCCGACCGTAACGGTCTCTCCTTCGCGGTGCAGAACCGCCCTCGAATCCACCGCCGTCGCAAAATCCGACGAGATTTCATGGCCCGCCTGATCAAACAGCCCCATCGTTTCACGCGAATCGCTGCCCATGCCGCCGGCAGAATCCGTTAGCGCAAAATAGTCCTTCTCCAGCTTCACGAGCAGGTATCCGCCATGCGCAAAAGAATGGTCGATCAGCCGGATTCGGCGTACCGCTACCACCACGTCCGGATCCCGGGGATCCTGGCCGAACCATACCAGCTTCCCCATGCCCTTGTCAGCCGCTATAATCCAATCGACCCCGACCCGGCTGGTCAGACTGCCTTCGTCGAGCGGGAACAGCCGCCGATAATCCGTTGTATACAATTCAAGCGACCGGATGCCCGTAGCGTATGCCTCATACTTGCGCACTTCCTGCTGCAGGGACTGCCGCTCTCCGAAGGTAATCGGATGACCTGCGGTCTCCTGCGCGAGATAACGCTGAACCGTTGCGTTCGTGGACACTTGGGCCGTCAGCGTATCCACCTGCTTAAGCAGCGCATCCAGCTTGCCCGTGGCCTGCACGGCCGTCTGCTGGATATGTTTCTCGGCACTGTTGCGCAGAAGGGCGGAAACCTGGTCATATACAAAAACCCCGACTAATGCCAACACGATGATCATCACCAGCATAAACCCGAGGAAGATTTGATTCCGCAGCGTATTCAGCCTGCCAAACCTGTTCACGTTCTTACCCTCCCTTTCGCTTGGAACTGTAATTCACTATACACAATCTTGAAGAAGTTAGGGAGTCCTCGCTCATCTGCAGGGGCGGAAGCTATATGTACTTTATTACTATAAAAAGAGGAAGTGCGGGCAGGTTATTTTTCCCTCGCACTTCCTCTTATATACCGCTGAAACTTCCGCTATACGGGATACAATTCCTGATGACGAACCAGCTCCTTTTTGCAATCGGTGCACAGCCCTCTTACGGCACCGGAATCATCCGCATAAAAAGTCAGCGGGCGCTTGCGGCGGCACTTGCTGCAGGCTTGTCCACGCTGCCCGCTGCTCGCTCGCGTTTTGGATTTCAGCTGGATGACATTGCCCTTTCTTCCGCTGCTTCGCTTGCGTCCAAACCCAATCAATACCAAGAGGACCAAAACGGCGCCGGCCGTAATCCCGATCATCCACCCCATGTTTATTCCACCTCCGACATGTGCAGGCTATTTGTACAAAACAGCTACAAAACGAAATGCAGGTTTGCATTCCAAGCTCGACCCAAACGATCGTACTGCCTCCAATACCAACTGCGAACATTTTACCATATCTTCATTGTTAATAGAGGTTCCTGCTCATTATCCGTCACCATCGATAACCGGATTCTTGGAGCCAAAACACAAAAAAGCCTTCTCACTCCCGAGCTAACGGGAAGGAAGGCTTTCGCTGTGCTTTCGTTCATGCAACCGGCATGGTGTCAGATCTTCAACTCACCGAGTTTTATCAACTCAACGACAGCTTGCGAACGGCCCTTGACGTTTAATTTCTGCATGACATTGGAGATGTGGTTACGCACCGTCTTTTCGCTAATAAACAACTGCCCGGCGATATCGCGAGTCGTTTTGTCCTGCACAAGCAATTCAAACACTTCGCGTTCACGGTGGGTTAACAAGAACTTGCTGTTATGGTCGGTCCCCTTCAATGGTGTCACCCCTCCTTGCCCGGGTATGTGTGGTCTAACAAGGTTAAGGGATACAGTCAACTCATCTTATGTCAGATCAGGGGGGAAGGTGCGAAAGAGGC
Proteins encoded:
- a CDS encoding extracellular solute-binding protein — encoded protein: MFNKKWTVLLLTLCLALVAAGCGSNSSSTGESGSGASEGDKVTVNFMHLWPAGVSAGQNKIVNQIIEEYQKENPNVTIKQEVLDNEQYKNKLKVLSASNELPDVGVTWAAGFLKPYVEGNLFAPVDDLLDGQLGDKFVAGTTEAYAIDGKTYALPLEFNIAPVYYNKAIFEQHNLEIPQTYEEFKTVVKTLSDNGIAPIALGNKDRWTGSLWYMYLADRIGGQETLAGAISGSGSFKDESLVKAAAEVQSLVDGNAFVKGFNGLSNEEAKSEFLNGKAAMYMMGTWELPNFTTNEEIPQEFRDSVGFFKFPTVEGGKGDINSWVGGPGVGLFIGENSKVKEESKKFVEYFVTKWGEQSVTGAGVIPATKVDTSALELPQLYIDLFDEMNKASSITLFADVQMQANAAETHLNMIQALFGKAVTPEKFSEEHDAAISKGN
- a CDS encoding FeoA family protein — protein: MDETKHRQHLHQAALGERFLIEQVDIRGEHKRRLLDLGFVPGSVIEVLKASPLGDPTSYRVAGTVIALRKEESQLIWGKVISS
- a CDS encoding FeoB small GTPase domain-containing protein, whose amino-acid sequence is MRTYTVALAGNPNTGKSTLFNALTGLKQHTGNWSGKTVSLASGHYEYKDARFQFIDLPGTYSLFSNSADEEVARDYIIFEKPDVTLLVLDATALERSLNLALQVLEMTDRVIVCLNLMDEAKKKGIQVNARKLADQLGVPVIPISARNNEGLDVLSEQLLLMSSGQTPTKPYRMKYNEQLEAQISGLESQLRDVVGDEYPARWLAIRFLDGDRKLIATLKERLEAADKGGISLGTAKALGSSNSGHSF
- a CDS encoding nucleoside recognition domain-containing protein, which translates into the protein MEQLKRLEALTAAIPSDQVEDVREDIVGELFKKSRELCSDAVTVTNRELLYRSERLDRIFTSKLWGFPIMLAMLGVIFYLTIAGANVPSSMLASFFGWVEGYLTMAFQAIHAPDWLHGVLILGLFRGTAWVVSVMLPPMAIFFPAFALLENYGYLPRVAFNLDRLFKKTGAHGKQSLTMAMGFGCNAAAIMSTRIIESPRERMLAILTNNFVPCNGRWPTLILLASLFMAAGFSGGAQTLVTASVVMGMVLIGVVVTLTVSWGLSKTALKGVPSHYTLELPPYRKPKILNTILRSTLDKTIYVLRRAIIVAAPAGVLTWILANIYVGDSSILIHFVSFLDPFARALGLDGFILMAFIIGLPANEIVLPILLMGYLATGSLTEVEDMFALKQIFLDQGWTWLTALNMMLFSLLHYPCGTTLVNIWKETKSAKWTFLSFAIPTAIAIGVTFLVAQAARALGWV
- a CDS encoding carbohydrate ABC transporter permease, translating into MISGATGQLQEGRARSGNGAGGRIGYALLYIVLIGVAVFQLFPLVWLLLFSLKNNQEVFDLPPLSLPMNPRWENYEKVWSAGNISVYFLNSVWITVVATALTVILGSLVTFAITRMKWKGSSFVLGLFMVAMMIPVHSTLIPLFSIFNKVGLTDHPVSLILSYVAFNMPITIMILLGFYYTLPKEVEEAAVMDGCSVHRVFFRIVLPMTGSVLATTAIINMIYNWNEFIFVNTFISSDMFKTLTVGVQNFIGQYTTDWGAIGATLMISILPILLMFLFLSDRIVEGIAAGSVKG
- a CDS encoding response regulator transcription factor produces the protein MKTILIVDDEPRTREGVRKTLEAWSSGRCKIVTATSGVEALEWLQEQVAHLVVTDIRMPEIGGLELIERLHELEHPPVIIVISGYSEFDYARKALQYGVVDYLLKPLDKRKLVTAVESALERREKIDRIERMEKLVDPKLLEAAQQDKGYSVQVQEALKYVDQHLQEPVSLKEVAEVLHLNSSYFSVLFKEQTGLTFSEYLTRRRVQRAKELLAGTPLPISEIAEKVGYQTAKYFVKVFRDLEEVSPSQYRQSVSDNGEEIQ
- a CDS encoding helix-turn-helix domain-containing protein, giving the protein MKGTDHNSKFLLTHREREVFELLVQDKTTRDIAGQLFISEKTVRNHISNVMQKLNVKGRSQAVVELIKLGELKI
- a CDS encoding carbohydrate ABC transporter permease, whose product is MDKVMSNKKIIALYVLPALLVIMAVVYIPIMLTAYYGLNEWNGIGAMTFIGLDNYQALLSDGKFWDSAWHSLLLAVFSAASLMIYLAVAMVLASKIKGANLFRKIYLIPMLLSSVAIAQLWLRIYHPTNGIVNSFLESIGITNPPAWLAEPSLVLFALFIPILWQYAGFYILIYYAALKNIPASLVEAAKIDGATSFQIAFRIKLPLIMEVIKVTIVLAVVGSLKYFDLIFVMTDGGPNGASEVMASYMYHTAFRAYDFGYGSAIGFFLLVICLIVTWVIRKLTASKETIQYS
- a CDS encoding cache domain-containing sensor histidine kinase; this translates as MNRFGRLNTLRNQIFLGFMLVMIIVLALVGVFVYDQVSALLRNSAEKHIQQTAVQATGKLDALLKQVDTLTAQVSTNATVQRYLAQETAGHPITFGERQSLQQEVRKYEAYATGIRSLELYTTDYRRLFPLDEGSLTSRVGVDWIIAADKGMGKLVWFGQDPRDPDVVVAVRRIRLIDHSFAHGGYLLVKLEKDYFALTDSAGGMGSDSRETMGLFDQAGHEISSDFATAVDSRAVLHREGETVTVGDEDYIAVQRQSAATGWNLVILTPVDYTTEGISVLRTAIIVSGAVGALLFLILSFILTTMIIRPILNLIKAMRGVRLGTLKPIAVTSKTMEINELNNSYNQMVDSLNELIEVVYQKEIIQSRTELKALQAQINPHFLFNTLEAFYWALDDQGEEELAQIVVAMSGLFRYVINRKDEDEWVSVRDELDHAERYLMIMKMRMLDRLSWRIEADEASKNVPIPKLLIQPIVENAILHGVEQRLGPGTVIVRAQASDQPGYTVVSIADDGPGMDEETVASLYSSMEKGYAESAKKSGVGIANVEQRIRLYYASEQAGLRIHSVVGQGTTISFQIPNDFPAIDGEGEKHENDTDRG